DNA from bacterium:
AAATTCCTGGGGGCCAGAAATCTCTCCTTATTGTCGATTGAGCTTGCTGTTACAGCTACCCTCGCTCTAGGGATGTTGCTCGTTTTACTCCCCGGAATGATCGATCTGTCTGTTGGAAGTGGAGTGGGCTTGATCGGCGGCATCGCTAGTGTGCTCGTTTTTAAACATCATGTGCCTGCGCCGCTAGCGATGGCGATCGGATTTCTTTTTGGAATCATTGTCTGGTCTTTGATGGGAAAGCTGATTGTCGGCCTGCGAATCCCCGCATT
Protein-coding regions in this window:
- a CDS encoding ATPase codes for the protein MSIELAVTATLALGMLLVLLPGMIDLSVGSGVGLIGGIASVLVFKHHVPAPLAMAIGFLFGIIVWSLMGKLIVGLRIPA